In a single window of the Melanotaenia boesemani isolate fMelBoe1 chromosome 22, fMelBoe1.pri, whole genome shotgun sequence genome:
- the rars2 gene encoding probable arginine--tRNA ligase, mitochondrial, whose translation MACFFRKRIAAKLGRTLQQSDDVFIPALAAIPVLKKQQPADFKLSLSTLRINGILPSRGDIQLQTDNLASQLKQDSVVEDISAGCGVINFKVNRRLLAEKLLEPFGKGEDEKFGLNSELFNTLKKGTTLVEYSSPNIAKKFHAGHLRSTIIGNFIANLKESLGNNVIRMNYLGDWGMQFGLLGAGFGQFGCEEKLKENPLQHLFEVYVQVNKEAECNEDIKKAARNFFKQLEQHESQAVSLWQQFREITVKEYQHVYKRLGVHFDIYSGESFHQAQAQEVGQQLQSQGLLKTSDKGTGVVDLSPDGDMSSVCTLLRSDGTTLYITRDIAAAISRKENYCFDEMIYVTDKSQKHHFYQLFHILLAMGHSWAGRCQHVSFGLVQGMKTRTGDVVFLEDVLDEARMRMLHNMRQSNTTKELENPEDTAEKVGISALIVQDFKGPLQSDYKFDWDRMLQAQGDTGVFLQYTHARLCSLMQRNKDVAAATFDPSLLHEQTCVTILQHLLRYDEVLYQSAQDLQPKHLVNFLLKLCHFIASAHRELPVKGSPLDIAQARLQLFSGACSVLANGMRILGITPVNKM comes from the exons ATGGCTTGCTTCTTTAGAAAAAGAATTGCAGCGAAG CTTGGGAGAACGCTGCAGCAATCTGATGATGTGTTTATACCAGCTCTGGCAGCAATTCCCGTTCTGAAGAAACA GCAGCCTGCTGACTTTAAACTGTCGCTCAGCACATTAAGAATCAACGGAATTTTACCATCACGTGGAGACATTCAGCTGCAAACAGATAACTTGGCCTCTCAG TTGAAACAGGACAGTGTGGTGGAAGACATCTCTGCTGGATGTGGAGTGAtcaactttaaagttaatcGCAGACTTCTCGCTGAG AAATTGTTGGAGCCATTTGGAAAAGGAGAGGATGAGAAGTTTGGGTTAAATAGTGAACTTTTTAATACTCTTAAGAAAGGAACAACATTAGTGGAGTATAG cTCTCCAAATATTGCCAAAAAGTTTCATGCTGGACATTTGCGTTCTACAATTATTG GCAACTTCATTGCTAACCTGAAAGAATCCCTTGGAAACAATGTTATTAGAATGAACTACCTCGGAGATTGGGGCATGCAGTTTG GTTTGCTGGGAGCTGGGTTCGGTCAGTTTGGATGTGaggagaaattaaaagaaaatccctTACAGCATTTGTTTGAG gTTTATGTTCAAGTCAATAAGGAAGCAGAATGCAATGAAGATATAAAGAAGGCTGCAAGAAACTTCTTTAAACAGCTGGAGCAGCATGAGAGCCAAGCTGTGTCGTTATGGCAACAGTTCAGAGAGATCACAGTGAAGGAGTATCAGCATGTTTATAAG CGGTTAGGGGTCCACTTTGACATTTACAGCGGGGAATCATTTCATCAAGCCCAAGCCCAGGAGGTGgggcagcagctgcagagccaAGGACTGTTGAAAACCTcaga CAAGGGGACCGGTGTGGTTGATCTCTCCCCTGATGGAGACATGAGCAGCGTCTGTACTTTACTCCGGAGTGATGGTACAACTCTCTACATCACCAG AGACATCGCAGCAGCTATTAGCCGAAAAGAAAATTACTGTTTTGATGAGATGATTTATGTG acgGACAAAAGTCAAAAGCACCACTTCTACCAGTTGTTCcacattctgcttgctatgggACATTCTTGGGCTGGCAG GTGTCAGCATGTGTCCTTCGGTCTGGTTCAGGGCATGAAGACAAGGACTGGAGACGTGGTTTTCCtagaggatgtgctggacgaagCTCGAATGAGAATGCTCCACAACATGAGGCAGTCAAACA CCACAAAGGAACTTGAAAACCCAGAGGACACGGCCGAGAAAGTAGGAATCAGTGCACTCATAGTCCAG GACTTCAAAGGTCCCCTGCAGTCCGATTACAAGTTTGACTGGGACCGGATGCTGCAGGCTCAGGGCGACACGGGCGTTTTCCTTCAGTACACACATGCTAGACTCTGCAG TTTAATGCAAAGGAATAAAGATGTGGCGGCAGCAACGTTTGACCCGTCTCTTCTGCATGAGCAGACATGTGTCACCATCCTGCAGCACCTCCTTCG TTATGATGAGGTGTTGTATCAGTCGGCTCAGGATCTGCAACCAAAACACCTTGTGAACTTTTTACTGAAGCTGTG TCACTTTATTGCTTCAGCACACAGAGAGCTGCCGGTGAAAGGAAGCCCGCTGGATATTGCACAG GCAAGATTACAACTGTTTAGTGGTGCCTGCTCAGTCCTGGCCAATGGGATGAGAATCCTGGGCATCACTCCggttaataaaatgtga
- the akirin2 gene encoding akirin-2, which yields MACGATLKRTLDFDPLMSQASPKRRRCAPVMSPVSSPQKYLRMEPSPFGEVSSRLTTEQILHNIKQEYKRLQKRRHLDCAFQQTEGCCPQDLQSIQGTSLLPGTSSGASSPTRKEQPLFSLRQVGMICERLLKEREDKIREEYDEILTTKLAEQYDAFVKFTHDQLMRRFGEQPASYVS from the exons ATGGCTTGTGGAGCTACTCTGAAAAGGACTCTGGACTTTGATCCATTAATGAGCCAGGCTTCCCCCAAAAGAAGGAGGTGTGCACCCGTCATGTCGCCGGTATCTTCGCCGCAGAAATATCTGCGTATGGAGCCCTCACCTTTTGGAGAAGTGTCGTCCAGACTCACCACAG AGCAAATTCTACACAATATAAAACAAGAGTACAAGCGTCTGCAGAAACGTCGGCATCTGGACTGTGCTTTCCAGCAGACAGAGGGCTGCTGTCCTCAGGATTTGCAGAGCATTCAGGGTACATCTCTCCTACCAG GTACATCCTCAGGTGCCTCTTCACCCACCAGGAAAGAACAGCCGCTGTTTTCCCTCAGACAGGTTGGGATGATCTGTGAGAGACTACTGAAGGAGCGGGAGGACAAAATCCGTGAGGAGTATGACGAGATACTGACGACAAAGCTTGCTG AGCAATACGATGCATTCGTCAAGTTCACACATGACCAGCTGATGCGAAGGTTTGGAGAGCAGCCTGCTAGTT ATGTTTCCTGA
- the LOC121633398 gene encoding protein yippee-like 5, protein MGRIFLDHIGGSRLFTCANCDTILTNRTELISTRFTGATGRAFLFNKVVNLQHSEVQDRVMLTGRHMVRDVSCKNCNSKLGWMYEFATEDSQRYKEGRIILERALVRESEGFAHAPSDSS, encoded by the exons ATGGGGCGCATCTTCTTGGATCACATTGGTGGAAGCCGCCTCTTTACTTGTGCTAACTGTGACACCATCCTGACCAACCGGACTGAACTCATCTCCACACGCTTCACAGGAGCAACCGGTAGAGCTTTCCTGTTCAACAAG GTTGTAAATCTGCAGCACAGCGAGGTACAAGACAGAGTCATGCTGACAGGGAGACACATGGTGCGAGACGTCAGCTGCAAGAACTGCAACAGCAAGCTGGGCTGGATGTACGAGTTTGCCACTGAGGACAGTCAGCGCTATAAGGAAGGTCGAATCATCCTGGAGAGAGCGCTGGTGAGGGAGAGCGAAGGCTTCGCGCATGCTCCCTCTGATAGTTCCTGA
- the cnr1 gene encoding cannabinoid receptor 1 isoform X2 — protein MKSVLDGVADTTFRTITSGLQYLGSNDANYDDSINNADFKGSFSMQKPLSAFRSNSFPNKVPADEELILKGIPFFPTNATDLFGNRSTQIDETSNIQCGENFMDMECFMILTPSQQLAVAVMSLTLGTFTVLENLVVLCVILQSRTLRCRPSYHFIGSLAVADLLGSVIFVYSFLDFHVFHRKDSPNVFLFKLGGVTASFTASVGSLFLTAIDRYISIHRPLAYRRIVTRTKAVIAFCMMWTISIIIAVLPLLGWNCKRLNSVCSDIFPLIDENYLMFWIGVTTILVLFIIYAYIYILWKAHHHAVRMLSRASQKSLVVYSADGTKVQTTRPEQARMDIRLAKTLVLILVVLVICWGPLLAIMVYDLFWKMDDDIKTVFAFCSMLCLLNSTVNPIIYALRSKDLRHAFLSSCNACRGSAQQLDNSLESDCQNRNANISANRAAESCVKTTVKIAKVTMSVSTETSAEAV, from the coding sequence ATGAAATCTGTGCTGGATGGTGTGGCGGACACCACATTCCGGACTATTACATCTGGTTTACAGTATCTGGGCTCCAATGATGCCAACTATGACGACTCCATCAATAATGCAGACTTTAAGGGCAGCTTCTCTATGCAGAAGCCCTTATCTGCTTTCCGCAGCAACTCTTTCCCAAACAAAGTACCTGCAGATGAAGAGCTCATCCTGAAAGGCATCCCCTTCTTCCCCACTAATGCCACTGACTTGTTTGGCAACAGGAGCACACAAATAGATGAGACTAGCAACATACAATGTGGGGAGAACTTTATGGACATGGAATGTTTCATGATCCTGACACCCAGCCAGCAGCTGGCTGTGGCTGTGATGTCTCTGACACTGGGTACCTTCACAGTGCTGGAGAACCTGGTGGTGCTCTGCGTCATCCTGCAGTCCCGCACCCTCCGCTGCCGGCCATCCTACCACTTCATTGGCAGTCTTGCTGTTGCTGACCTGCTGGGCAGCGTCATTTTTGTCTACAGCTTTTTGGACTTTCATGTTTTCCACAGGAAGGACAGCCCtaatgttttcctcttcaaaCTGGGTGGAGTCACAGCATCATTCACAGCATCTGTTGGGAGTCTTTTTCTCACTGCAATTGACCGTTACATCTCCATTCACCGCCCTCTTGCCTACAGACGCATTGTGACACGGACCAAGGCTGTCATAGCCTTCTGTATGATGTGGACAATCTCCATCATCATTGCAGTGCTACCTCTGCTGGGCTGGAACTGTAAACGTCTCAATTCTGTTTGCTCAGACATATTCCCCCTCATTGATGAGAATTACCTGATGTTCTGGATTGGTGTAACAACCATCCTGGTTCTTTTCATTATCTACGCCTACATATATATCCTGTGGAAAGCACACCACCATGCTGTGCGGATGCTGAGCCGTGCTTCACAGAAGAGTCTTGTTGTCTACTCAGCAGATGGGACTAAAGTGCAGACTACAAGGCCTGAGCAGGCACGAATGGACATCCGTCTGGCAAAGACCCTTGTGCTTATCCTGGTGGTCCTGGTTATCTGCTGGGGCCCTTTGCTTGCTATCATGGTCTATGACCTCTTCTGGAAGATGGACGATGACATCAAGACAGTATTTGCATTCTGCAGCATGCTCTGTCTGCTCAACTCCACTGTCAACCCAATCATCTACGCCTTGAGGAGCAAAGACCTGCGGCATGCCTTCCTCAGCTCCTGCAACGCCTGCAGGGGCAGTGCCCAGCAGCTGGACAATAGCCTCGAGTCAGATTGCCAGAACAGAAATGCCAACATCTCTGCCAACAGGGCTGCAGAGAGCTGTGTGAAGACCACTGTGAAAATAGCCAAAGTAACAATGTCTGTGTCGACTGAAACTTCTGCAGAAGCTGTCTAA
- the slc35a1 gene encoding CMP-sialic acid transporter — protein MTENVSVIFKLYCLTVMTLVAATYTVALRYTRTISSGDLYFSTTAVCITEVIKLILSLGMLAKETGSLVRLKNAIEEHIFFSPKDLLKLSVPSIVYAVQNNMAFVALSNLDAAVYQVTYQLKIPCTALCTVFMLNRSLSRLQWFSVFMLCGGVTLVQWKPAEATKVQIEQNPLIGFIAIAVAVLCSGFAGVYFEKVLKSSDTSLWVRNIQMYLSGIVVTLIGVYMNDGDKVLEKGFFFGYTPWVCFVVFLASVGGLYTSVVVKYTDNIMKGFSAAAAIVLSTVASVLLFGLQITAAFASGAILVCTSIYLYGLPKQDTSKVTSQFKDKDTESKQKLITV, from the exons ATGACcg AAAACGTGAGCGTCATCTTCAAACTTTACTGTCTAACAGTAATGACACTGGTGGCAGCTACATACACAGTGGCATTACGGTACACAAGGACCATTTCGTCCGGGGATCTGTACTTCTCCACCACTGCAGTATGCATCACCGAGGTCATTAAATTAATACTGAGTTTGGGAATGCTGGCGAA AGAAACGGGAAGCCTTGTCAGGCTCAAGAACGCCATCGAGGAACACATATTTTTCAGTCCAAAAGACCTCCTGAAGCTGAGCGTGCCTTCAATAGTGTATGCAGTTCAGAACAATATGGCCTTTGTTGCTCTGAGCAACCTTGATGCAGCTGTTTACCAG GTGACCTATCAGCTGAAGATCCCCTGCACTGCTTTGTGCACAGTCTTTATGCTGAATCGCTCTCTCAGCCGACTGCAGTGGTTCTCAGTATTCATGCTCTGTGGTGGCGTTACACTCGTGCAGTGGAAACCTGCAGAGGCCACTAAAGTTCAG ATTGAGCAGAATCCCTTAATTGGGTTTATTGCCATTGCTGTTGCTGTCCTCTGCTCTGGATTTGCAG gtGTGTACTTTGAGAAGGTCTTAAAGAGCTCAGATACATCTCTGTGGGTAAGGAACATCCAGATGTACCTGTCGGGCATCGTGGTCACCCTTATTGGTGTTTATATGAACGATGGAGATAAGGTCCTGGAAAAAGGCTTCTTCTTTGGTTATACACCCTGGGTGTGCTTTGTAGTAT TTCTGGCCAGTGTTGGTGGTCTTTACACATCAGTGGTGGTGAAGTACACAGACAATATCATGAAGGgcttctctgctgcagctgctatTGTTCTCTCAACCGTTGCGTCTGTCTTATTGTTTGGACTGCAAATAA cGGCCGCGTTTGCCTCTGGAGCAATCCTTGTGTGTACTTCAATTTACCTGTACGGACTTCCAAAGCAGGACACATCCAAAGTGACCAGCCAATTCAAAGACAAAGACACCGAATCCAAACAGAAACTGATCACTGTGTGA
- the cnr1 gene encoding cannabinoid receptor 1 isoform X1, with the protein MLSRHLRLQFYPHTAMKSVLDGVADTTFRTITSGLQYLGSNDANYDDSINNADFKGSFSMQKPLSAFRSNSFPNKVPADEELILKGIPFFPTNATDLFGNRSTQIDETSNIQCGENFMDMECFMILTPSQQLAVAVMSLTLGTFTVLENLVVLCVILQSRTLRCRPSYHFIGSLAVADLLGSVIFVYSFLDFHVFHRKDSPNVFLFKLGGVTASFTASVGSLFLTAIDRYISIHRPLAYRRIVTRTKAVIAFCMMWTISIIIAVLPLLGWNCKRLNSVCSDIFPLIDENYLMFWIGVTTILVLFIIYAYIYILWKAHHHAVRMLSRASQKSLVVYSADGTKVQTTRPEQARMDIRLAKTLVLILVVLVICWGPLLAIMVYDLFWKMDDDIKTVFAFCSMLCLLNSTVNPIIYALRSKDLRHAFLSSCNACRGSAQQLDNSLESDCQNRNANISANRAAESCVKTTVKIAKVTMSVSTETSAEAV; encoded by the exons AT GTTGTCCAGGCATCTTAGACTGCAGTTTTACCCTCACACAGCCATGAAATCTGTGCTGGATGGTGTGGCGGACACCACATTCCGGACTATTACATCTGGTTTACAGTATCTGGGCTCCAATGATGCCAACTATGACGACTCCATCAATAATGCAGACTTTAAGGGCAGCTTCTCTATGCAGAAGCCCTTATCTGCTTTCCGCAGCAACTCTTTCCCAAACAAAGTACCTGCAGATGAAGAGCTCATCCTGAAAGGCATCCCCTTCTTCCCCACTAATGCCACTGACTTGTTTGGCAACAGGAGCACACAAATAGATGAGACTAGCAACATACAATGTGGGGAGAACTTTATGGACATGGAATGTTTCATGATCCTGACACCCAGCCAGCAGCTGGCTGTGGCTGTGATGTCTCTGACACTGGGTACCTTCACAGTGCTGGAGAACCTGGTGGTGCTCTGCGTCATCCTGCAGTCCCGCACCCTCCGCTGCCGGCCATCCTACCACTTCATTGGCAGTCTTGCTGTTGCTGACCTGCTGGGCAGCGTCATTTTTGTCTACAGCTTTTTGGACTTTCATGTTTTCCACAGGAAGGACAGCCCtaatgttttcctcttcaaaCTGGGTGGAGTCACAGCATCATTCACAGCATCTGTTGGGAGTCTTTTTCTCACTGCAATTGACCGTTACATCTCCATTCACCGCCCTCTTGCCTACAGACGCATTGTGACACGGACCAAGGCTGTCATAGCCTTCTGTATGATGTGGACAATCTCCATCATCATTGCAGTGCTACCTCTGCTGGGCTGGAACTGTAAACGTCTCAATTCTGTTTGCTCAGACATATTCCCCCTCATTGATGAGAATTACCTGATGTTCTGGATTGGTGTAACAACCATCCTGGTTCTTTTCATTATCTACGCCTACATATATATCCTGTGGAAAGCACACCACCATGCTGTGCGGATGCTGAGCCGTGCTTCACAGAAGAGTCTTGTTGTCTACTCAGCAGATGGGACTAAAGTGCAGACTACAAGGCCTGAGCAGGCACGAATGGACATCCGTCTGGCAAAGACCCTTGTGCTTATCCTGGTGGTCCTGGTTATCTGCTGGGGCCCTTTGCTTGCTATCATGGTCTATGACCTCTTCTGGAAGATGGACGATGACATCAAGACAGTATTTGCATTCTGCAGCATGCTCTGTCTGCTCAACTCCACTGTCAACCCAATCATCTACGCCTTGAGGAGCAAAGACCTGCGGCATGCCTTCCTCAGCTCCTGCAACGCCTGCAGGGGCAGTGCCCAGCAGCTGGACAATAGCCTCGAGTCAGATTGCCAGAACAGAAATGCCAACATCTCTGCCAACAGGGCTGCAGAGAGCTGTGTGAAGACCACTGTGAAAATAGCCAAAGTAACAATGTCTGTGTCGACTGAAACTTCTGCAGAAGCTGTCTAA